In Ovis aries strain OAR_USU_Benz2616 breed Rambouillet chromosome 17, ARS-UI_Ramb_v3.0, whole genome shotgun sequence, the following proteins share a genomic window:
- the PUS1 gene encoding pseudouridylate synthase 1 homolog isoform X2: protein MAGNGEAPVPVGAKQEQDKKVRSGWQGPTRVWEETEQQAKKLKSSEDGEQQRKLPKRKIVLLMAYSGKGYHGMQRNVGSSKFKTIEDDLVSALVRSGCIPENHGEDMRKMSFQRCARTDKGVSAAGQVVSLKVWLIDDILEKINSHLPSHIRILGLKRVTGGFNSKNKCDARTYFYMLPTFAFAHKDHDLQDETYRLSAETLGRVNRLLACYKGTHNFHNFTSQKGPHEPSARRYILDMFCEEPFVREGMEFAVIKVKGQSFMTHQIRKMVGLVVAIIKGYAPEGVLERCWGEAKVDVPKAPGLGLVLERVHFEKYNQRFGHDGLHEPLDWAREEAEVTAFKEQHIYPTIISTERQERSMAQWLSTLPMHDFSATAHAAAGLGTKAPSSLEGSDGVGDSD from the exons ATGGCCGGGAACGGGGAGGCCCCTGTGCCCGTGGGAGCCAAACAGGAGCAGGACAAGAAGGTCCGGAGTGGCTGGCAGGGCCCCACCAGGGTCTGGGAGGAAACAGAGCAGCAGGCCAAGAAGCTCAAGAGCAGTGAGGATGGGGAGCAGCAGAGGAAGCTGCCCAAGCGGAAGATCGTGCTGCTTATGGCTTATTCTGGGAAGGGCTACCACGGCATGCAG aGGAATGTTGGGTCCTCGAAATTCAAGACCATCGAAGATGACCTGGTGTCGGCCCTGGTCCGCTCGGGCTGTATTCCTGAGAATCACGGGGAGGACATGCGGAAGATGTCTTTCCAGCGCTGCGCCCGGACGGACAAG GGCGTGTCTGCGGCCGGCCAGGTCGTGTCCCTGAAGGTGTGGCTGATTGATGACATTTTAGAAAAGATCAACAGCCACCTTCCATCTCACATTCGGATTCTGG GACTGAAGAGGGTCACGGGCGGCTTCAACTCCAAGAACAAGTGCGACGCCAGGACCTACTTCTACATGCTGCCCACGTTTGCCTTCGCCCATAAGGACCACGACTTGCAGGACGAGACGTACCGACTGAGCGCGGAGACACTGGGGCGTGTGAACAGGCTCCTGGCCTGCTACAAAGGCACCCACAACTTCCACAACTTCACCTCCCAGAAGGGGCCTCATGAGCCCAGTGCCCGGCGCTATATCCTTGACATGTTCTGTGAGGAGCCCTTCGTGCGTGAGGGCATGGAGTTCGCTGTGATCAAGGTCAAGGGCCAGAGCTTCATGACGCACCAGATCAGGAAGATGGTGGGGCTTGTGGTGGCCATCATCAAGGGCTACGCGCCTGAGGGTGTGCTGGAGCGCTGCTGGGGGGAGGCCAAGGTGGACGTGCCCAAAGCGCCGGGGCTGGGCCTGGTCCTGGAGCGGGTGCACTTTGAGAAGTACAACCAGCGCTTTGGCCACGACGGGCTGCACGAGCCACTGGACTGGGCACGGGAGGAGGCAGAGGTCACAGCCTTTAAGGAGCAGCACATCTACCCCACGATCATTAGCACCGAGCGCCAGGAGAGGTCCATGGCCCAGTGGCTGAGCACCCTGCCTATGCACGACTTCAGCGCCACTGCCCACGCTGCTGCTGGCCTAGGCAccaag GCCCCCAGCTCCCTGGAAGGCAGTGATGGGGTCGGGGACAGTGACTGA
- the PUS1 gene encoding pseudouridylate synthase 1 homolog isoform X1 — protein sequence MGLPGLRAAAWALRRACGPWTPHLGPRLLCLHPMAGNGEAPVPVGAKQEQDKKVRSGWQGPTRVWEETEQQAKKLKSSEDGEQQRKLPKRKIVLLMAYSGKGYHGMQRNVGSSKFKTIEDDLVSALVRSGCIPENHGEDMRKMSFQRCARTDKGVSAAGQVVSLKVWLIDDILEKINSHLPSHIRILGLKRVTGGFNSKNKCDARTYFYMLPTFAFAHKDHDLQDETYRLSAETLGRVNRLLACYKGTHNFHNFTSQKGPHEPSARRYILDMFCEEPFVREGMEFAVIKVKGQSFMTHQIRKMVGLVVAIIKGYAPEGVLERCWGEAKVDVPKAPGLGLVLERVHFEKYNQRFGHDGLHEPLDWAREEAEVTAFKEQHIYPTIISTERQERSMAQWLSTLPMHDFSATAHAAAGLGTKAPSSLEGSDGVGDSD from the exons ATGGGGCTCCCCGGCCTGCGGGCGGCGGCCTGGGCCCTGAGGAGAGCCTGCGGACCGTGGACCCCGCACCTGGGACCGCGCCTCCTCTG TTTGCACCCAATGGCCGGGAACGGGGAGGCCCCTGTGCCCGTGGGAGCCAAACAGGAGCAGGACAAGAAGGTCCGGAGTGGCTGGCAGGGCCCCACCAGGGTCTGGGAGGAAACAGAGCAGCAGGCCAAGAAGCTCAAGAGCAGTGAGGATGGGGAGCAGCAGAGGAAGCTGCCCAAGCGGAAGATCGTGCTGCTTATGGCTTATTCTGGGAAGGGCTACCACGGCATGCAG aGGAATGTTGGGTCCTCGAAATTCAAGACCATCGAAGATGACCTGGTGTCGGCCCTGGTCCGCTCGGGCTGTATTCCTGAGAATCACGGGGAGGACATGCGGAAGATGTCTTTCCAGCGCTGCGCCCGGACGGACAAG GGCGTGTCTGCGGCCGGCCAGGTCGTGTCCCTGAAGGTGTGGCTGATTGATGACATTTTAGAAAAGATCAACAGCCACCTTCCATCTCACATTCGGATTCTGG GACTGAAGAGGGTCACGGGCGGCTTCAACTCCAAGAACAAGTGCGACGCCAGGACCTACTTCTACATGCTGCCCACGTTTGCCTTCGCCCATAAGGACCACGACTTGCAGGACGAGACGTACCGACTGAGCGCGGAGACACTGGGGCGTGTGAACAGGCTCCTGGCCTGCTACAAAGGCACCCACAACTTCCACAACTTCACCTCCCAGAAGGGGCCTCATGAGCCCAGTGCCCGGCGCTATATCCTTGACATGTTCTGTGAGGAGCCCTTCGTGCGTGAGGGCATGGAGTTCGCTGTGATCAAGGTCAAGGGCCAGAGCTTCATGACGCACCAGATCAGGAAGATGGTGGGGCTTGTGGTGGCCATCATCAAGGGCTACGCGCCTGAGGGTGTGCTGGAGCGCTGCTGGGGGGAGGCCAAGGTGGACGTGCCCAAAGCGCCGGGGCTGGGCCTGGTCCTGGAGCGGGTGCACTTTGAGAAGTACAACCAGCGCTTTGGCCACGACGGGCTGCACGAGCCACTGGACTGGGCACGGGAGGAGGCAGAGGTCACAGCCTTTAAGGAGCAGCACATCTACCCCACGATCATTAGCACCGAGCGCCAGGAGAGGTCCATGGCCCAGTGGCTGAGCACCCTGCCTATGCACGACTTCAGCGCCACTGCCCACGCTGCTGCTGGCCTAGGCAccaag GCCCCCAGCTCCCTGGAAGGCAGTGATGGGGTCGGGGACAGTGACTGA
- the ULK1 gene encoding serine/threonine-protein kinase ULK1 isoform X1 codes for MEPGRGGLEAVGKFEFSRKDLIGHGAFAVVFKGRHREKHDLEVAVKCINKKNLAKSQTLLGKEIKILKELKHENIVALYDFQEMANSVYLVMEYCNGGDLADYLHTMRTLSEDTIRLFLQQIAGAMRLLHSKGIIHRDLKPQNILLSNPGGRRANPNNIRVKIADFGFARYLQSNMMAATLCGSPMYMAPEVIMSQHYDGKADLWSIGTIVYQCLTGKAPFQASSPQDLRLFYEKNKTLVPTIPRETSAPLRQLLLALLQRNHKDRMDFDEFFHHPFLDASAAVKKSPPVPVPSYPSSGSGSSSSSSSTSHLASPPSLGEMQQELQKTLTSPAEAAGFLQGSRDSGGSSKDSSCDTDDFVMVPAQFPGDLVAEAAGAKPPPDSLMCSGSSLAASTGLDSRGRTPSPSPPCGSSLSPSGRTGTFSSSRCGASVPIPVPTQVQNYQRIEQNLQSPTQYQTARSSAIRRSGSTSPLGFARASPSPPSHAEHGGALARKLSLGGGRPYTPSPQVGTIPERPGWTGAPSPQASEMRGGRSPRPGSSAPEHSPHTTGLGCRLHSAPNLSDLHVVRPKLPKPPTDPLGVAFGHPQASPPQPSHGLQSCRPLRGSPKLPDFLQRNPLPPILGSPTKTVPAFEFTKTPSSQNLLTLLARQGVVMTPPRNRTLPDLSEAGPFQGQQLGPGLRPTEDTKGPFGRSLSTGRLTDLLLKAAFGTQAPDSGSTDSLQEKPMEIAPSAGFGGTLHPGARAGGASSPSPVVFTVGSPPSGTTPPQGPRTTMFSVGSSSSLSSAGSSSARHLAPGAYSEATLEVPAPGHCCSFADPVTANLEGAVTFEAPDLPEETLMEQEHTEILHSLRFTLVFVQHVLEIAALKGSASEAAGGPEDQLQESVVADQISLLSREWGFAEQLVLYLKVAELLSSGLQTAIDQIRAGKLCLSSTVKQVVRKLNELYKTSVVSCQSLSLRLQRFFLDKQRLLDRIQSVTAEKLIFSHAVQTVQSAALDEMFHRREDCVQRYHKALLLMEGLQQILTDQADVENIAKCKLCIERRLSALLTGICA; via the exons ATGGAGCCCGGCCGCGGCGGCCTGGAGGCCGTGGGCAAGTTCGAGTTCTCGCGCAAGGACCTGATTGGGCACGGCGCTTTCGCCGTGGTCTTCAAGGGGCGCCACCGCGAG AAACACGACCTGGAGGTCGCCGTCAAGTGCATTAATAAGAAGAATCTCGCCAAGTCTCAGACTCTCctagggaaagaaataaaaatcctcaAG GAATTGAAACATGAAAACATCGTGGCTTTGTACGACTTTCAG GAAATGGCCAATTCCGTCTACCTGGTCATGGAG TACTGTAACGGCGGGGATCTGGCCGACTACCTGCACA CCATGCGCACACTAAGCGAGGACACCATCCGGCTCTTCCTGCAGCAGATCGCGGGCGCCATGCGGCTCCTGCACAGCAAGGGCATCATCCACCGGGATCTGAAGCCCCAGAACATCCTGCTGTCCAACCCTGGCGGGCGTCGCGCCAACCCCAACAACATCCGGGTCAAGATTG CCGACTTCGGCTTCGCTCGGTACCTGCAGAGCAACATGATGGCAGCCACACTTTGTGGCTCCCCCATGTACATG GCCCCAGAGGTCATCATGTCCCAGCACTATGACGGGAAGGCAGACCTGTGGAGCATCGGCACCATCGTGTACCAGTGCCTGACAGGGAAGGCGCCGTTCCAG GCTAGCAGTCCCCAGGACCTCCGCCTCTTCTATGAGAAGAACAAGACGCTGGTCCCCAC CATCCCCCGGGAGACCTCGGCCCCGCTGAGACAGCTGCTCTTGGCTCTGCTTCAGCGCAACCACAAAGACCGCATGGACTTCG ATGAGTTTTTCCATCACCCCTTTTTGGATGCCAGTGCCGCTGTGAAGAAGT CCCCTCCTGTGCCCGTGCCCTCATACCCGAGCTCAGGGTCTGGCAGCAGCTCCAGCAGCAGCTCCACCTCACACCTGGCCTCCCCACCG TCCCTGGGGGAGATGCAGCAGGAGCTCCAGAAGACCCTGACCTCCCCGGCCGAGGCCGCCGGCTTCCTGCAAGGCTCCCGGGACTCAGGCGGCAGCAGCAAGGATTCATCCTGCGACACCGACGACTTTGTCATGGTCCCGGCCCAGTTTCCAG GTGACCTGGTAGCTGAGGCAGCAGGTGCCAAGCCACCACCGGACAGCCTGATGTGCAGTGG GAGCTCGCTGGCAGCCTCCACAGGCCTGGACAGCCGTGGCCGGACCCCGTCTCCTTCCCCGCCCTGTGGCAGCTCCCTTAGCCCCTCAGG CCGGACCGGCACGTTCTCCAGCAGCAGATGTGGGGCCTCTGTCCCCATCCCAGTCCCCACGCAGGTGCAGAACTACCAGCGCATTGAGCAGAACCTGCAGTCACCCACCCAGTATCAGACAGCGCG GTCCTCTGCCATCCGCAGGTCAGGCAGCACCAGTCCTTTGGGCTTTGCACGGGCCAGCCCATCACCCCCGTCCCATGCTGAGCACGGAGGCGCCCTGGCCAGGAAGCTGTCCCTGGGTGGGGGCCGGCCCTACACACCGTCTCCCCAGG TCGGAACCATCCCTGAGCGGCCAGGCTGGACCGGAGCACCTTCCCCTCAAGCATCTGAGATGCGGGGTGGCAGGTCCCCTCGTCCAG gctcctctgcgccTGAGCACTCTCCCCACACCACAGGGCTGGGCTGCCGCCTGCACAGCGCCCCCAACCTGTCTGACCTGCATGTCGTCCGTCCCAAGCTGCCCAAACCCCCCACGGACCCACTGGGGGTAGCGTTCGGCCACCCGCAAGCCAGCCCCCCCCAGCCCTCCCACGGACTTCAATCCTGCCGGCCCCTGCGCGGCTCACCCAAGCTGCCCGACTTCCTGCAGCGGAACCCCCTGCCTCCTATCCTGGGCTCCCCCACCAAG ACTGTGCCCGCATTCGAGTTCACCAAGACCCCCAGCTCCCAGAACCTGCTGACCCTCCTGGCCCGGCAAGGCGTGGTCATGACACCACCACGGAACCGGACGCTACCCGACCTCTCCGAGGCGGGGCCCTTCCAGGGGCAGCAACTGGGCCCTGGCCTGCGGCCCACAGAGGACACCAAGGGCCCCTTCGGAAG GTCCCTCAGCACTGGCCGCCTCACAGATCTGCTCCTTAAGGCTGCGTTTGGGACGCAGGCTCCCGACTCAGGCAGCACGGACAGCCTGCAGGAGAAGCCCATGGAGATTG cgccctctgctggcttCGGAGGGACCCTGCACCCAGGAGCTCGCGCTGGGGGCGCCAGCAGCCCTTCCCCCGTAGTGTTCACAGTGGGCTCACCCCCCAGCGGGACCACGCCACCCCAGGGCCCCCGCACAACCATGTTCTCAG TGGGCTCCTCCAGCTCCCTCAGCTCGGCCGGCTCCTCCTCTGCCCGCCACCTGGCGCCTGGGGCCTACAGTGAGGCCACCCTCGAGGTCCCCGCCCCTGGCCACTGCTGCAGCTTTGCCGACCCTGTCACCGCCAACCTGGAGGGGGCCGTGACCTTCGAGGCCCCCGACCTCCCCGAGGAGACCCTGATGGAG CAAGAGCACACGGAGATCCTGCACAGCCTGCGCTTCACGCTCGTCTTTGTCCAGCACGTCCTAGAGATCGCGGCTTTGAAGGGCAGCGCCAGCGAGGCGGCCGGGGGCCCTGAGGACCAGCTGCAGGAGAGCGTGGTGGCCGACCAGATCAGCCTGCTGAGCCGCGAGTGGGG TTTTGCAGAGCAGCTGGTGCTCTACCTGAAGGTGGCCGAGCTCCTGTCCTCGGGCCTGCAGACCGCCATTGACCAGATCCGGGCTGGCAAGCTCTGCTTGTCGTCCACCGTGAAGCAAG TGGTGCGGAAACTGAACGAGCTGTACAAGACCAGCGTAGTGTCCTGCCAAAGCCTGAGCCTGCGGCTGCAGCGCTTCTTCCTGGATAAGCAGCGGCTCCTGGACCGCATCCAGAGCGTCACTGCTGAGAAGCTCATCTTTAGCCATGCAGTGCAGACA GTGCAGTCGGCCGCCCTGGACGAGATGTTCCACCGCCGGGAGGACTGTGTCCAGCGCTACCACAAGGCCCTGCTGCTCATGGAGGGGCTGCAGCAGATTCTCACGGACCAGGCGGACGTGGAGAACATCGCCAAGT gcaagCTGTGCATTGAGCGGAGACTCTCGGCCCTGCTGACCGGCATCTGTGCCTGA
- the ULK1 gene encoding serine/threonine-protein kinase ULK1 isoform X2: MEPGRGGLEAVGKFEFSRKDLIGHGAFAVVFKGRHREKHDLEVAVKCINKKNLAKSQTLLGKEIKILKELKHENIVALYDFQEMANSVYLVMEYCNGGDLADYLHTMRTLSEDTIRLFLQQIAGAMRLLHSKGIIHRDLKPQNILLSNPGGRRANPNNIRVKIADFGFARYLQSNMMAATLCGSPMYMAPEVIMSQHYDGKADLWSIGTIVYQCLTGKAPFQASSPQDLRLFYEKNKTLVPTIPRETSAPLRQLLLALLQRNHKDRMDFDEFFHHPFLDASAAVKKSPPVPVPSYPSSGSGSSSSSSSTSHLASPPSLGEMQQELQKTLTSPAEAAGFLQGSRDSGGSSKDSSCDTDDFVMVPAQFPGDLVAEAAGAKPPPDSLMCSGSSLAASTGLDSRGRTPSPSPPCGSSLSPSGRTGTFSSSRCGASVPIPVPTQVQNYQRIEQNLQSPTQYQTARSSAIRRSGSTSPLGFARASPSPPSHAEHGGALARKLSLGGGRPYTPSPQVGTIPERPGWTGAPSPQASEMRGGRSPRPGSSAPEHSPHTTGLGCRLHSAPNLSDLHVVRPKLPKPPTDPLGVAFGHPQASPPQPSHGLQSCRPLRGSPKLPDFLQRNPLPPILGSPTKTVPAFEFTKTPSSQNLLTLLARQGVVMTPPRNRTLPDLSEAGPFQGQQLGPGLRPTEDTKGPFGRSLSTGRLTDLLLKAAFGTQAPDSGSTDSLQEKPMEIAPSAGFGGTLHPGARAGGASSPSPVVFTVGSPPSGTTPPQGPRTTMFSVGSSSSLSSAGSSSARHLAPGAYSEATLEVPAPGHCCSFADPVTANLEGAVTFEAPDLPEETLMEQEHTEILHSLRFTLVFVQHVLEIAALKGSASEAAGGPEDQLQESVVADQISLLSREWGFAEQLVLYLKVAELLSSGLQTAIDQIRAGKLCLSSTVKQVSLSCKAPSCSGAETERAVQDQRSVLPKPEPAAAALLPG, translated from the exons ATGGAGCCCGGCCGCGGCGGCCTGGAGGCCGTGGGCAAGTTCGAGTTCTCGCGCAAGGACCTGATTGGGCACGGCGCTTTCGCCGTGGTCTTCAAGGGGCGCCACCGCGAG AAACACGACCTGGAGGTCGCCGTCAAGTGCATTAATAAGAAGAATCTCGCCAAGTCTCAGACTCTCctagggaaagaaataaaaatcctcaAG GAATTGAAACATGAAAACATCGTGGCTTTGTACGACTTTCAG GAAATGGCCAATTCCGTCTACCTGGTCATGGAG TACTGTAACGGCGGGGATCTGGCCGACTACCTGCACA CCATGCGCACACTAAGCGAGGACACCATCCGGCTCTTCCTGCAGCAGATCGCGGGCGCCATGCGGCTCCTGCACAGCAAGGGCATCATCCACCGGGATCTGAAGCCCCAGAACATCCTGCTGTCCAACCCTGGCGGGCGTCGCGCCAACCCCAACAACATCCGGGTCAAGATTG CCGACTTCGGCTTCGCTCGGTACCTGCAGAGCAACATGATGGCAGCCACACTTTGTGGCTCCCCCATGTACATG GCCCCAGAGGTCATCATGTCCCAGCACTATGACGGGAAGGCAGACCTGTGGAGCATCGGCACCATCGTGTACCAGTGCCTGACAGGGAAGGCGCCGTTCCAG GCTAGCAGTCCCCAGGACCTCCGCCTCTTCTATGAGAAGAACAAGACGCTGGTCCCCAC CATCCCCCGGGAGACCTCGGCCCCGCTGAGACAGCTGCTCTTGGCTCTGCTTCAGCGCAACCACAAAGACCGCATGGACTTCG ATGAGTTTTTCCATCACCCCTTTTTGGATGCCAGTGCCGCTGTGAAGAAGT CCCCTCCTGTGCCCGTGCCCTCATACCCGAGCTCAGGGTCTGGCAGCAGCTCCAGCAGCAGCTCCACCTCACACCTGGCCTCCCCACCG TCCCTGGGGGAGATGCAGCAGGAGCTCCAGAAGACCCTGACCTCCCCGGCCGAGGCCGCCGGCTTCCTGCAAGGCTCCCGGGACTCAGGCGGCAGCAGCAAGGATTCATCCTGCGACACCGACGACTTTGTCATGGTCCCGGCCCAGTTTCCAG GTGACCTGGTAGCTGAGGCAGCAGGTGCCAAGCCACCACCGGACAGCCTGATGTGCAGTGG GAGCTCGCTGGCAGCCTCCACAGGCCTGGACAGCCGTGGCCGGACCCCGTCTCCTTCCCCGCCCTGTGGCAGCTCCCTTAGCCCCTCAGG CCGGACCGGCACGTTCTCCAGCAGCAGATGTGGGGCCTCTGTCCCCATCCCAGTCCCCACGCAGGTGCAGAACTACCAGCGCATTGAGCAGAACCTGCAGTCACCCACCCAGTATCAGACAGCGCG GTCCTCTGCCATCCGCAGGTCAGGCAGCACCAGTCCTTTGGGCTTTGCACGGGCCAGCCCATCACCCCCGTCCCATGCTGAGCACGGAGGCGCCCTGGCCAGGAAGCTGTCCCTGGGTGGGGGCCGGCCCTACACACCGTCTCCCCAGG TCGGAACCATCCCTGAGCGGCCAGGCTGGACCGGAGCACCTTCCCCTCAAGCATCTGAGATGCGGGGTGGCAGGTCCCCTCGTCCAG gctcctctgcgccTGAGCACTCTCCCCACACCACAGGGCTGGGCTGCCGCCTGCACAGCGCCCCCAACCTGTCTGACCTGCATGTCGTCCGTCCCAAGCTGCCCAAACCCCCCACGGACCCACTGGGGGTAGCGTTCGGCCACCCGCAAGCCAGCCCCCCCCAGCCCTCCCACGGACTTCAATCCTGCCGGCCCCTGCGCGGCTCACCCAAGCTGCCCGACTTCCTGCAGCGGAACCCCCTGCCTCCTATCCTGGGCTCCCCCACCAAG ACTGTGCCCGCATTCGAGTTCACCAAGACCCCCAGCTCCCAGAACCTGCTGACCCTCCTGGCCCGGCAAGGCGTGGTCATGACACCACCACGGAACCGGACGCTACCCGACCTCTCCGAGGCGGGGCCCTTCCAGGGGCAGCAACTGGGCCCTGGCCTGCGGCCCACAGAGGACACCAAGGGCCCCTTCGGAAG GTCCCTCAGCACTGGCCGCCTCACAGATCTGCTCCTTAAGGCTGCGTTTGGGACGCAGGCTCCCGACTCAGGCAGCACGGACAGCCTGCAGGAGAAGCCCATGGAGATTG cgccctctgctggcttCGGAGGGACCCTGCACCCAGGAGCTCGCGCTGGGGGCGCCAGCAGCCCTTCCCCCGTAGTGTTCACAGTGGGCTCACCCCCCAGCGGGACCACGCCACCCCAGGGCCCCCGCACAACCATGTTCTCAG TGGGCTCCTCCAGCTCCCTCAGCTCGGCCGGCTCCTCCTCTGCCCGCCACCTGGCGCCTGGGGCCTACAGTGAGGCCACCCTCGAGGTCCCCGCCCCTGGCCACTGCTGCAGCTTTGCCGACCCTGTCACCGCCAACCTGGAGGGGGCCGTGACCTTCGAGGCCCCCGACCTCCCCGAGGAGACCCTGATGGAG CAAGAGCACACGGAGATCCTGCACAGCCTGCGCTTCACGCTCGTCTTTGTCCAGCACGTCCTAGAGATCGCGGCTTTGAAGGGCAGCGCCAGCGAGGCGGCCGGGGGCCCTGAGGACCAGCTGCAGGAGAGCGTGGTGGCCGACCAGATCAGCCTGCTGAGCCGCGAGTGGGG TTTTGCAGAGCAGCTGGTGCTCTACCTGAAGGTGGCCGAGCTCCTGTCCTCGGGCCTGCAGACCGCCATTGACCAGATCCGGGCTGGCAAGCTCTGCTTGTCGTCCACCGTGAAGCAAG TCAGCCTGAGCTGCAAGGCCCCCTCCTGCAGTGGTGCGGAAACTGAACGAGCTGTACAAGACCAGCGTAGTGTCCTGCCAAAGCCTGAGCCTGCGGCTGCAGCGCTTCTTCCTGGATAA